Proteins from a genomic interval of Quercus robur chromosome 9, dhQueRobu3.1, whole genome shotgun sequence:
- the LOC126698380 gene encoding GATA transcription factor 24-like isoform X1, with amino-acid sequence MAAANPQPLQARPYGDHVAVRGPIPLDDDDEGEYEDGGGGGGDDAMDDLEDAHVNSVSVAEYGVGVGGGGGGCGGGVGGGVVMASRTSELTLSFEGEVYVFPAVTPEKVQAVLLLLGGRDVPTGVPTIEVPFNQNNRGVGETPKRSNLSRRIASLVRFREKRKERCFDKKIRYTVRKEVAQRMHRKNGQFASVKENSGASSWDSPQSCLQDGTPRPESVLRRCQHCGVSENNTPAMRRGPAGPRTLCNACGLMWANKGTLRDLSKGGRNVSMDHVGNETPVDVKPSITDGEFSGNQDEQEAPEDPSKPVTEGTNKSSVNPDEEDLHDTAVDFSDLPMGLVHSSVNDEEQLWYLQEPLVELPNPSDTDIDIPANFD; translated from the exons ATGGCGGCAGCGAATCCACAGCCTTTGCAGGCGCGTCCGTATGGGGACCACGTGGCGGTGCGGGGACCGATACCGCTTGACGATGATGATGAAGGTGAGTACgaagatggtggtggtggtggtggtgatgatgctATGGATGACTTGGAAGATGCTCACGTGAATTCGGTTAGCGTTGCGGAGTATGGAGTTGgagttggtggtggtggtggtggctgtggtggAGGTGTTGGTGGAGGAGTGGTTATGGCGTCTCGGACGAGTGAGCTTACTCTTTCTTTCGAAGGTGAGGTCTACGTGTTCCCAGCTGTCACGCCTGAAAAG GTACAAGCAGTGCTCTTGCTTCTAGGTGGACGCGATGTACCAACTGGTGTGCCTACAATTGAAGTACCTTTTAATCAAAATAACAGG GGTGTAGGTGAAACCCCAAAGCGCTCAAATCTTTCACGAAGAATAGCATCCTTGGTTAGGTTTCGTGAAAAACGGAAAGAGAGatgttttgacaaaaaaattcgGTACACTGTTCGAAAAGAAGTTGCACAGAG GATGCACCGCAAGAATGGACAGTTTGCATCTGTAAAAGAAAATTCAGGTGCTTCTAGTTGGGATTCTCCTCAGAGTTGCCTTCAAGATGGTACTCCTCGTCCAGAATCTGT TTTGCGCAGATGTCAACATTGTGGTGTTAGTGAAAATAATACTCCTGCAATGCGTCGTGGGCCAGCTGGACCGAGGACTTTATGTAATGCATGCGGTCTAATGTGGGCAAataag GGAACATTGAGGGATCTCAGTAAGGGAGGAAGGAATGTTTCCATGGACCATGTTGGAAAT GAAACCCCAGTTGATGTCAAACCGTCAATTACAGATGGAGAATTCTCTGGCAACCAGGATGAGCAA GAAGCTCCTGAAGACCCTTCTAAACCTGTCACTGAAGGAACCAATAAGTCTTCTGTTAACCCTGATGAGGAA GATTTGCATGACACTGCTGTAGATTTTTCGGATCTTCCCATGGGACTTGTCCATTCTTCAGTTAATGATGAGGAGCAG TTGTGGTATCTGCAGGAACCTTTGGTTGAGCTTCCTAATCCTTCAGATACAGATATAGATATCCCTGCTAACTTCGATTAG
- the LOC126698380 gene encoding GATA transcription factor 24-like isoform X2 gives MAAANPQPLQARPYGDHVAVRGPIPLDDDDEGEYEDGGGGGGDDAMDDLEDAHVNSVSVAEYGVGVGGGGGGCGGGVGGGVVMASRTSELTLSFEGEVYVFPAVTPEKVQAVLLLLGGRDVPTGVPTIEVPFNQNNRGVGETPKRSNLSRRIASLVRFREKRKERCFDKKIRYTVRKEVAQRMHRKNGQFASVKENSGASSWDSPQSCLQDGTPRPESVLRRCQHCGVSENNTPAMRRGPAGPRTLCNACGLMWANKGTLRDLSKGGRNVSMDHVGNETPVDVKPSITDGEFSGNQDEQEAPEDPSKPVTEGTNKSSVNPDEEDLHDTAVDFSDLPMGLVHSSVNDEEQEPLVELPNPSDTDIDIPANFD, from the exons ATGGCGGCAGCGAATCCACAGCCTTTGCAGGCGCGTCCGTATGGGGACCACGTGGCGGTGCGGGGACCGATACCGCTTGACGATGATGATGAAGGTGAGTACgaagatggtggtggtggtggtggtgatgatgctATGGATGACTTGGAAGATGCTCACGTGAATTCGGTTAGCGTTGCGGAGTATGGAGTTGgagttggtggtggtggtggtggctgtggtggAGGTGTTGGTGGAGGAGTGGTTATGGCGTCTCGGACGAGTGAGCTTACTCTTTCTTTCGAAGGTGAGGTCTACGTGTTCCCAGCTGTCACGCCTGAAAAG GTACAAGCAGTGCTCTTGCTTCTAGGTGGACGCGATGTACCAACTGGTGTGCCTACAATTGAAGTACCTTTTAATCAAAATAACAGG GGTGTAGGTGAAACCCCAAAGCGCTCAAATCTTTCACGAAGAATAGCATCCTTGGTTAGGTTTCGTGAAAAACGGAAAGAGAGatgttttgacaaaaaaattcgGTACACTGTTCGAAAAGAAGTTGCACAGAG GATGCACCGCAAGAATGGACAGTTTGCATCTGTAAAAGAAAATTCAGGTGCTTCTAGTTGGGATTCTCCTCAGAGTTGCCTTCAAGATGGTACTCCTCGTCCAGAATCTGT TTTGCGCAGATGTCAACATTGTGGTGTTAGTGAAAATAATACTCCTGCAATGCGTCGTGGGCCAGCTGGACCGAGGACTTTATGTAATGCATGCGGTCTAATGTGGGCAAataag GGAACATTGAGGGATCTCAGTAAGGGAGGAAGGAATGTTTCCATGGACCATGTTGGAAAT GAAACCCCAGTTGATGTCAAACCGTCAATTACAGATGGAGAATTCTCTGGCAACCAGGATGAGCAA GAAGCTCCTGAAGACCCTTCTAAACCTGTCACTGAAGGAACCAATAAGTCTTCTGTTAACCCTGATGAGGAA GATTTGCATGACACTGCTGTAGATTTTTCGGATCTTCCCATGGGACTTGTCCATTCTTCAGTTAATGATGAGGAGCAG GAACCTTTGGTTGAGCTTCCTAATCCTTCAGATACAGATATAGATATCCCTGCTAACTTCGATTAG